A portion of the Macrobrachium nipponense isolate FS-2020 chromosome 12, ASM1510439v2, whole genome shotgun sequence genome contains these proteins:
- the LOC135224624 gene encoding uncharacterized protein LOC135224624 → MAVSSTWDGNIEYVKKNSYSAPSIRKHTLWSYYFEGNVENPEICIESLNLQCPYEKECCSRLHAKKRWHWQILHNNEWYNLLESQSDRLERSFQFVDKDGVVIPAINPLKTGKHGSELINLLGTYNWKADFQQMKISQVNGVDIFYLRRLSTPSAGKSKDKYASNFKWFRQENESWIEFGQCVDLYSDSTQSTLTESPTTSHAIEKQYQKNESRYMTVNVFHNKAKLNFLKMELTYKKSRKVVPVRRRPVNDDVVYPTVWFYHPTGHVEIPEICTNTIEDKCAKTNGCGRLHSNAVWQWQFMHEGIWYNLPRVQKVAFERAFLDVWEDTAEMPAVNPEVMGLTGEVMVKLLGTSKWLAEFDSMTMTELNRPGTTLKIRRLSTPSTVKSGDDNATNFVWFFQKDFSWVEFGCAEETNVMSSSVSPLSSSYGIEKCYESQKWDTMEVSVPDGVFELNFNSMKLKHTSTQEEIKVRRRPECARSGVNHFRTKNQVELSATSKEFGDVRRYLFRSLKFPEIVSIKRVQNPQLWAAFKNRQGEVSSDSSSDETLNIHTLFHWVEKNLVDKICSSQFEWIHQCQEVKSQCEQNVVFFRSAEFHHTSCPSPSVRDHRLLVFKVLAGNIRTSTDNSHTSHLECSTEVDNEYLPERFMKDDKRDYCLEYIVEL, encoded by the exons ATGGCCGTCAGTTCTACATGGGACGGGAACATCGAATATGTTAAAAAG AACAGCTACAGCGCGCCATCGATAAGGAAACATACCTTGTGGTCTTACTACTTTGAAGGAAATGTAGAAAATCCAGAGATATGTATAGAGTCATTAAACTTACAATGCCCTTATGAAAAAGAATGTTGCAGCAGGCTTCATGCCAAGAAACGTTGGCACTGGCAAATTCTTCATAACAATGAATGGTACAACCTTTTAGAGAGTCAATCTGACCGTCTGGAAAGGTCTTTCCAGTTTGTGGACAAAGATGGAGTTGTCATACCCGCAATAAATCCTTTGAAAACAGGAAAGCACGGTTCAGAACTGATTAATCTCCTTGGAACATACAACTGGAAGGCCGATTTCCAACAAATGAAAATATCACAGGTTAATGGggtagatattttttatttacgaagGCTCTCTACGCCTTCAGCTGGAAAATCTAAAGACAAATATGCAAGTAATTTTAAATGGTTTAGGCAAGAAAATGAAAGCTGGATTGAGTTTGGCCAATGTGTAGATTTGTACTCGGACAGCACACAGTCGACTTTGACCGAATCACCAACCACTTCTCATGCAATTGAGAAGCAGTATCAAAAGAATGAGAGTAGATATATGACTGTTAATGTCTTCCATAACAAAGCAAAACTTAACTTTCTAAAAATGGAGCTAACCTATAAAAAATCCAGGAAAGTCGTTCCAGTTAGGAGACGGCCCGTAAATGATGATGTGGTTTATCCAACAGTGTGGTTTTACCACCCTACGGGCCATGTAGAGATACCAGAAATATGCACCAACACTATTGAAGACAAATGTGCTAAGACAAACGGATGTGGCAGGCTTCATTCTAATGCTGTATGGCAGTGGCAGTTCATGCATGAAGGCATTTGGTACAATTTACCAAGAGTCCAGAAGGTAGCATTTGAAAGGGCTTTTCTGGACGTGTGGGAAGATACTGCAGAGATGCCAGCAGTTAACCCCGAAGTAATGGGTCTCACTGGTGAAGTAATGGTTAAACTCTTAGGAACGAGTAAATGGCTGGCAGAATTTGACAGCATGACAATGACGGAACTAAACCGTCCAGGAACGACTCTCAAAATACGAAGACTGTCGACCCCATCTACAGTCAAGTCTGGAGATGATAATGCTACaaattttgtttggttttttcaGAAAGATTTTTCTTGGGTAGAGTTTGGGTGTGCTGAAGAAACAAATGTAATGTCTTCTTCAGTTTCGCCTTTATCGTCATCGTACGGCATAGAAAAATGCTATGAATCCCAGAAGTGGGATACAATGGAAGTTTCAGTACCAGATGGTGTTTTTGAATTGAATTTTAACTCAATGAAGCTGAAACACACAAGTACACAGGAGGAGATCAAAGTCAGACGGCGGCCAGAGTGTGCACGATCTGGTGTAAATCATTTCCGAACCAAGAACCAAGTCGAGCTCAGTGCTACAAGCAAAGAATTCGGAGATGTTCGACGTTATCTTTTCCGAAGTCTCAAATTCCCAGAAATAGTGAGCATCAAAAGGGTGCAAAATCCACAACTCTGGGCAGCATTCAAGAACAGGCAAGGTGAAGTATCTTCTGACAGCAGCAGTGATGAGACGCTAAACATTCATACCCTCTTCCATTGGGTAGAGAAAAATTTGGTCGACAAGATCTGTAGCAGCCAATTTGAATGGATACACCAATGTCAAGAAGTAAAGTCACAATGTGAGCAAAATGTTGTTTTTTTCAGAAG TGCAGAGTTTCACCACACATCATGTCCCTCGCCATCAGTAAGAGACCACAGGCTTCTTGTGTTTAAAGTTCTTGCGGGAAATATAAGGACGTCCACAGATAATTCCCATACTTCCCACCTGGAGTGTAGCACCGAGGTCGATAATGAATATTTACCAGAAAGATTTATGAAGGATGACAAGCGGGATTACTGTTTAGAGTATATTGTAGAGTTGTAG